One Ignavibacterium album JCM 16511 genomic region harbors:
- the recG gene encoding ATP-dependent DNA helicase RecG: MNSVKENILESSVQYIKSVGPKRAESFAKIGIKSIRDLLFYFPSRHLDRSTVLTAAKAYSYILNGYEGEVTVIGKVVEREKINVRNKEILKVQLKDNTGFFECVWFQSAKYFYDVFKEGEFFAVSAKPVIDKYDRFQFVHPDFDRITEEESQSFLHTGKIIPFYRIPKELKARNIGDFSLRRIIAYAVEHYADEIEETLPEEILHQHNLLRLNEAIKNFHFPQSQELFSRAKYRFKFEEIFYLELLLALRKNKIQKKSKPIKFEIKTELIKNFLNILPFELTDAQKKVLSEIKKDMLSDRPMNRLLQGDVGSGKTVVALIAMLIAVDSGYQAALMAPTEILADQHAKNISSLMQKLNEVNKGKKVKVSLLLGGQTNSAKAKREKENELLEADIIIGTHALIEEKVSFRNLGLVVIDEQHRFGVKQRADLLGKGLAPDVLIMSATPIPRTLTMTLYGDLDVSVINEMPKNRKPIKTVLRGEKKLPEIYKFIIDKANEGYQSFIVYPLIEESEKLDLKAATNYYEELKNSYLKKLNLGLIHGRMNWREKEEMMFRFLKKEFDVLVATTVIEVGIDIPDANIILINDAHRFGLSQLHQLRGRVGRSNKQAYCILVTHDKIAARQSASELNFEFLSPTQLENYKSSVRLQSMVKYNDGFKIAEIDLKLRGPGDIFGTKQSGFPELKFVNIAEDSEIIFEAKNSAFELISSDPTLSQKKNFLVRKKLLEQYKENIIYADIA, encoded by the coding sequence ATGAATTCAGTAAAAGAAAATATTCTTGAATCCTCTGTTCAATATATCAAATCTGTTGGACCGAAAAGAGCAGAGTCATTTGCAAAAATCGGAATCAAATCTATTCGTGATCTTCTTTTTTATTTTCCTTCCAGACATCTCGATCGTTCAACTGTTCTTACTGCAGCAAAAGCTTACAGCTATATCTTAAATGGTTATGAAGGTGAAGTAACAGTAATCGGGAAAGTCGTTGAAAGAGAAAAGATAAATGTAAGGAATAAAGAAATTCTGAAGGTTCAGTTGAAGGATAATACTGGTTTTTTTGAATGTGTTTGGTTTCAGAGTGCCAAATATTTTTATGATGTATTTAAAGAAGGAGAATTCTTTGCAGTATCAGCAAAACCAGTAATTGATAAATATGACAGGTTTCAATTCGTTCATCCTGATTTTGACAGAATTACAGAAGAAGAATCACAAAGTTTTCTTCATACAGGAAAAATTATTCCGTTCTATAGAATTCCAAAAGAACTTAAAGCAAGAAATATTGGTGATTTCAGCTTAAGAAGAATAATTGCTTATGCTGTTGAACATTATGCAGATGAAATTGAAGAAACATTACCAGAGGAAATTCTACATCAGCATAATTTGCTTAGATTAAACGAAGCAATTAAAAATTTTCACTTTCCTCAAAGTCAGGAATTATTTTCAAGAGCAAAATACAGATTCAAGTTCGAAGAGATTTTTTATCTTGAATTACTTCTTGCACTTCGGAAAAATAAAATTCAAAAAAAGAGTAAACCGATTAAGTTTGAAATTAAAACAGAACTGATAAAAAACTTTTTAAATATTCTTCCATTTGAATTAACTGATGCTCAGAAAAAAGTTTTATCTGAAATTAAGAAAGATATGTTATCAGATAGACCGATGAACAGACTACTTCAGGGAGATGTCGGAAGCGGAAAGACTGTGGTTGCATTGATTGCAATGCTTATAGCAGTTGATAGTGGCTATCAGGCAGCTTTGATGGCTCCAACCGAAATACTTGCAGATCAACATGCAAAAAATATTTCATCGTTGATGCAAAAGCTAAATGAAGTAAATAAAGGAAAAAAAGTTAAAGTATCACTTCTGCTCGGTGGTCAGACAAATTCTGCAAAAGCAAAGAGAGAAAAAGAAAATGAACTTCTGGAAGCTGATATTATAATCGGAACACACGCATTGATAGAAGAAAAAGTTTCATTCAGAAATCTTGGACTTGTTGTAATTGATGAGCAGCATCGTTTTGGAGTCAAGCAACGTGCTGACCTGCTTGGAAAAGGTTTAGCTCCTGATGTTCTGATTATGAGTGCGACTCCAATACCGAGAACTCTTACTATGACACTTTATGGTGATCTCGATGTTTCAGTAATTAATGAAATGCCTAAAAACAGAAAACCAATAAAAACTGTTTTAAGAGGAGAAAAGAAACTTCCGGAGATTTATAAATTCATTATTGACAAAGCCAATGAAGGTTACCAATCATTCATTGTTTATCCTTTAATTGAAGAATCAGAAAAACTTGATCTGAAAGCAGCAACTAATTATTACGAAGAATTAAAAAATAGTTATCTGAAAAAATTGAATTTAGGTTTAATTCATGGAAGAATGAACTGGCGTGAGAAAGAAGAAATGATGTTCAGATTTCTGAAAAAGGAATTTGATGTACTTGTTGCAACAACTGTAATTGAAGTTGGGATTGATATTCCCGATGCAAACATAATATTAATTAATGATGCACATCGATTCGGACTTTCGCAACTTCATCAGCTCCGGGGAAGAGTTGGAAGAAGTAATAAGCAGGCATATTGTATTCTCGTAACTCACGATAAAATTGCTGCAAGGCAATCTGCCAGTGAACTTAACTTTGAATTTCTATCACCAACACAACTTGAAAATTATAAATCTTCAGTCCGATTACAATCTATGGTTAAGTATAACGATGGATTTAAAATTGCAGAAATTGATTTAAAGCTCAGAGGACCAGGAGATATTTTCGGAACAAAGCAAAGTGGATTTCCGGAACTGAAGTTTGTAAACATTGCAGAGGATTCGGAAATTATTTTTGAAGCAAAGAACTCCGCGTTTGAATTAATTTCTTCTGACCCAACGCTGTCACAGAAAAAAAATTTTTTGGTAAGAAAGAAACTTTTAGAGCAATACAAAGAAAATATTATTTATGCTGACATTGCCTAA
- a CDS encoding deoxyguanosinetriphosphate triphosphohydrolase codes for MDWKKLLSSVQLGTDEKNYKSSHDGRSQFQRDFDRIVFSPAFRRLQDKTQVFPLPESDFVHTRLTHSLEVSVVGRSLGNLVGEKIISRHNHLKNDFTKFHFGEIVAAACLAHDIGNPPFGHSGEESISEYFRNGNGKKFKDDINNEKKWNDLIKFEGNAQGFRIITKLQNPKVVGGLRLTYATLAALTKYPKESLTNNSSASSKIYRKFGFFQSEREIFKSVAEHTELLRMNSSDYFWCRHPLSFLVEAADDICYRIMDLEDGYRLGLVTFTETEQLLKNLIRIELVSDYNHRDDAEKIGYLRAKAISELVKELAEIFLDYENDILSAKLNDELIALIPAAKGLNEIEKLSVEKIYRHRTVVEREAAGYEVLGGLLDAFINSFNEWLDGNIKPKNRTLVNLLPKRIILNANSDTEIYERLLMIIDFISGMTDSFAVSLFRKIKGISLPGSRLTE; via the coding sequence GTGGATTGGAAAAAACTTTTATCCTCTGTTCAATTAGGAACAGATGAAAAAAATTATAAAAGCAGTCACGACGGAAGAAGTCAGTTTCAGAGAGACTTTGACAGAATAGTATTTTCACCTGCCTTCAGAAGGTTGCAGGACAAAACTCAGGTTTTTCCTTTGCCTGAAAGTGATTTTGTTCATACGAGATTAACACACAGTTTGGAAGTTTCTGTTGTCGGAAGATCGCTCGGAAATCTTGTGGGAGAAAAAATAATATCAAGACACAACCATTTGAAGAATGATTTTACAAAATTTCATTTCGGTGAAATTGTTGCGGCTGCCTGTCTTGCACATGATATTGGAAATCCTCCGTTCGGACATTCCGGTGAAGAATCAATATCAGAATACTTTAGAAACGGGAACGGGAAAAAGTTTAAAGATGATATTAATAATGAAAAGAAATGGAACGACCTGATAAAGTTTGAAGGCAATGCACAAGGATTTCGAATAATCACCAAATTGCAAAATCCAAAAGTAGTTGGCGGACTCAGATTAACTTATGCAACTTTGGCCGCATTAACAAAATATCCTAAAGAATCTTTAACAAACAATTCTTCTGCTTCTTCAAAGATTTACAGAAAGTTCGGGTTCTTCCAATCAGAAAGAGAAATTTTCAAATCTGTTGCAGAGCATACAGAGCTTTTAAGAATGAACAGCAGCGATTATTTCTGGTGCCGACACCCATTAAGCTTTTTAGTTGAGGCTGCTGATGATATTTGCTACAGAATAATGGATTTGGAAGATGGTTACAGATTAGGACTTGTAACTTTCACCGAAACAGAACAGCTGCTCAAAAATCTTATCCGGATTGAATTAGTTTCAGATTACAATCATAGAGATGATGCTGAAAAGATTGGATATCTGAGAGCGAAAGCAATAAGTGAATTAGTAAAAGAGCTTGCTGAAATTTTTCTTGATTATGAAAATGACATTCTATCAGCCAAACTTAATGATGAATTGATTGCACTTATCCCAGCAGCAAAAGGTTTGAATGAAATTGAAAAACTTTCCGTTGAAAAAATTTATCGCCATCGTACAGTTGTTGAAAGAGAAGCTGCCGGATACGAAGTACTCGGAGGACTTTTGGATGCATTCATAAATTCATTCAATGAATGGCTTGATGGAAATATTAAACCAAAGAACCGAACACTGGTTAATCTTCTTCCGAAAAGAATTATACTCAATGCCAATTCTGACACAGAAATTTACGAGCGCCTTCTTATGATAATTGATTTTATTTCTGGTATGACAGACTCTTTTGCAGTTTCTTTGTTCAGAAAAATTAAGGGAATTTCGCTTCCCGGAAGCCGATTAACTGAGTAA